One Nonomuraea angiospora DNA segment encodes these proteins:
- a CDS encoding MarR family winged helix-turn-helix transcriptional regulator: MAATHPPHVIALLYEAYLRLQDVVLDAGRTYDARIRPAHSAVFFHMEHDGIRLSRLAEKAQMTPQAMGALVDDLEELGYLRRVPDPADRRAKLIEFTERGDEALRVGYTAIDDVERRLAALLGEDGLAELNTTLGRVIDAF; the protein is encoded by the coding sequence TTGGCCGCCACACATCCACCGCACGTCATTGCCCTGCTCTATGAGGCGTACCTGCGGCTGCAGGATGTCGTGCTCGACGCCGGCAGGACGTACGACGCCCGCATCCGGCCGGCGCACTCGGCGGTGTTCTTCCACATGGAGCACGACGGCATCCGCCTGAGCAGGCTCGCGGAGAAGGCGCAGATGACCCCGCAGGCGATGGGGGCGCTGGTCGACGACCTCGAGGAGCTGGGCTACCTGCGCCGGGTGCCCGATCCGGCCGATCGCCGCGCCAAGCTCATCGAGTTCACCGAGCGTGGCGACGAGGCGCTGAGGGTCGGCTACACCGCGATCGACGACGTCGAACGACGCCTCGCGGCCCTGCTCGGCGAGGACGGCCTCGCCGAGCTGAACACCACGTTGGGCCGCGTCATCGACGCCTTCTAG
- a CDS encoding M28 family metallopeptidase has protein sequence MRRIAIALITALALPLALTTPANAGGLDDLFAKLLVKQVKGPNAKKHLAALQAIADANGGTRAAGTPGYNASRDYVAGKLRKAGYKVTLQPIDFVQSWAENSPPTLSLTAPSSKTYAPNDDFFSFEPSPAGDVTAQVQAVDLTLPPTPTPTSTSGCEASDFDGFVAGRIALIQRGTCAFALKIRNAGRAGASGIIVFNEGQPGRTDAYPLDIGEWRAGVPMVFADFAVGNELAATAGATVRLKVDSTLVLGTNDNVIAESRFGDPRNVVMAGAHLDSVPAGPGINDNGSGTASILEVAEEMALYPVKNKVRFGFWAGEEIGLLGSDQYVASLPETQRDRIRVYLNFDMVASPNYAYKLYDGDNSDNEGSPAGPPGSAQIEKQLEAFYGSRNLPTVGTDFDGRSDYGPFIDAGIPAGGIFTGAEGIKTPEEAALFGGTAGVAYDACYHQACDTIANIDDTALDVDLDAIADSVARFAFNLRSIPPRTAPATAPLAAKSAA, from the coding sequence ATGCGTCGAATCGCCATCGCACTGATCACCGCACTAGCCCTACCGCTGGCTCTGACCACCCCGGCCAACGCCGGCGGCCTTGACGACCTCTTCGCCAAACTGCTCGTCAAGCAGGTGAAGGGCCCGAACGCCAAGAAGCACCTCGCCGCCCTCCAGGCGATCGCCGACGCCAACGGCGGCACCCGCGCCGCGGGCACCCCCGGCTACAACGCCTCCCGCGACTACGTGGCAGGCAAACTACGCAAGGCCGGATACAAGGTCACGCTCCAGCCGATCGACTTCGTCCAGAGCTGGGCCGAGAACTCCCCGCCCACGCTCAGCCTCACCGCGCCGAGCTCCAAGACGTACGCGCCGAACGACGACTTCTTCTCCTTCGAGCCCTCCCCCGCCGGTGACGTGACCGCGCAGGTCCAGGCCGTGGACCTGACCCTGCCGCCGACCCCCACACCGACCTCGACCAGCGGCTGCGAAGCGTCCGACTTCGACGGGTTCGTGGCCGGGCGGATCGCGCTCATCCAGCGCGGCACGTGCGCCTTCGCCCTGAAGATCCGCAACGCGGGACGCGCCGGGGCCTCCGGGATCATCGTGTTCAACGAGGGCCAGCCGGGCCGGACCGACGCGTACCCGCTGGACATCGGCGAGTGGCGGGCCGGGGTCCCGATGGTCTTCGCCGACTTCGCGGTCGGCAACGAGCTGGCGGCCACGGCCGGGGCGACCGTACGGCTCAAGGTCGACTCCACCCTCGTGCTCGGCACCAACGACAACGTGATCGCGGAGTCCCGCTTCGGCGACCCGCGCAACGTGGTGATGGCCGGCGCCCACCTCGACAGCGTGCCCGCCGGTCCCGGCATCAACGACAACGGCTCGGGCACCGCGTCCATCCTGGAGGTCGCCGAGGAGATGGCGCTCTATCCGGTGAAGAACAAGGTGCGCTTCGGCTTCTGGGCGGGCGAGGAGATCGGGCTGCTCGGGTCCGACCAGTACGTCGCGTCGCTGCCGGAGACGCAGCGCGACCGGATCCGGGTCTACCTGAACTTCGACATGGTGGCCTCGCCCAACTACGCGTACAAGCTGTATGACGGGGACAACTCCGACAACGAGGGCTCCCCGGCCGGGCCGCCCGGATCGGCACAGATCGAGAAGCAACTCGAAGCCTTCTACGGCTCGCGCAACCTGCCCACCGTCGGCACCGACTTCGACGGGCGCTCCGACTACGGCCCGTTCATCGACGCCGGCATCCCGGCGGGCGGGATCTTCACCGGCGCCGAGGGCATCAAGACGCCCGAGGAGGCGGCGCTGTTCGGCGGCACGGCGGGGGTCGCGTACGACGCCTGCTACCACCAGGCATGCGACACGATCGCCAACATCGACGACACCGCGCTGGACGTGGACCTGGACGCGATCGCGGACTCCGTCGCCCGCTTCGCCTTCAACCTGCGCTCCATCCCGCCGCGAACGGCCCCCGCGACGGCACCCCTGGCCGCGAAGTCGGCCGCCTGA
- a CDS encoding M28 family peptidase, translating into MRSIIVAATALSLAITALTAVPAQAAAAPDISLTNVKAHLTQLQSIATANGGNRAHGRPGYLASANYVRGQLDAAGFTTTLQSFTYNGATGYNVIADWPGGDPNDILMVGAHLDSVTAGPGINDNGSGSASILETALEVSRQALQPAKHLRFAWWGAEELGLRGSQFYVNNLAAADRARIKGYLNFDMVGSPNPGYFVYDGDNSDGTGSGPGPTGSAELEKVIQDYFTSIGVPTRGTDFDGRSDYGPFIAVGIPAGGTFTGAEGIKSSAQATLWGGTAGQAFDACYHRSCDTTSNINDTALDRNADAIAYSVWTIATAVPPVVVWQDTFETANGWTVNPSSTDTATTGQWERGDPEATTSSGAKQLGTTVSGTNDLVTGRLAGSAAGDYDLDGGVSSIQSPPITLPSTGPLNLSFSWYLAHGSNASSADYFRVRVVGSTTTTVLNQAGAATNRDGAWTTATASLNAFAGQTVRILIDAADASGASLVEAGVDDVKITR; encoded by the coding sequence ATGCGATCGATCATCGTCGCGGCAACAGCGTTATCCCTGGCCATCACCGCCCTGACGGCCGTGCCGGCGCAGGCCGCAGCAGCCCCGGACATCTCCCTCACCAACGTCAAGGCCCACCTCACCCAGCTCCAGTCCATCGCCACCGCCAACGGCGGCAACCGCGCACACGGCCGCCCGGGCTACCTGGCCTCCGCGAACTACGTACGCGGCCAGCTGGACGCCGCAGGCTTCACCACCACGCTCCAGTCGTTCACCTACAACGGCGCCACCGGCTACAACGTCATCGCCGACTGGCCCGGCGGGGACCCCAACGACATCCTCATGGTCGGCGCGCACCTCGACAGCGTCACCGCCGGTCCCGGCATCAACGACAACGGCTCGGGCAGCGCGTCCATCCTGGAGACCGCGCTCGAAGTGTCGCGCCAGGCTCTCCAGCCGGCCAAGCACCTGCGCTTCGCCTGGTGGGGCGCGGAGGAGCTGGGGCTGCGCGGGTCGCAGTTCTACGTGAACAACCTGGCGGCCGCGGACCGCGCACGGATCAAGGGGTACCTGAACTTCGACATGGTCGGCTCCCCGAACCCCGGATACTTCGTGTACGACGGCGACAACTCGGACGGCACCGGCTCCGGTCCCGGCCCGACCGGATCCGCGGAGCTGGAGAAGGTCATCCAGGACTACTTCACGTCGATCGGCGTGCCGACCCGGGGCACCGACTTCGACGGCCGCTCCGACTACGGCCCGTTCATCGCGGTCGGCATCCCGGCGGGCGGCACGTTCACGGGCGCGGAGGGCATCAAGAGCTCGGCCCAGGCCACGCTGTGGGGCGGCACCGCCGGTCAGGCGTTCGACGCCTGCTACCACCGCTCGTGCGACACCACTTCCAACATCAACGACACCGCGCTCGACCGGAACGCCGACGCGATCGCGTACTCGGTGTGGACGATCGCCACCGCCGTACCGCCCGTGGTGGTCTGGCAGGACACGTTCGAGACGGCCAACGGCTGGACGGTCAACCCGTCGAGCACCGACACCGCCACCACCGGACAGTGGGAGCGCGGCGACCCCGAGGCCACCACCTCCAGCGGCGCCAAGCAGCTCGGCACCACGGTCAGCGGCACGAACGACCTGGTCACGGGCCGCCTGGCGGGCTCGGCCGCCGGTGACTACGACCTCGACGGCGGCGTCTCCTCGATCCAGTCGCCCCCGATCACGCTCCCGTCCACGGGTCCGCTGAACCTGTCGTTCTCGTGGTACCTGGCGCACGGCTCGAACGCCTCCAGCGCCGACTACTTCCGGGTCCGCGTGGTCGGCAGCACCACCACCACGGTCCTGAACCAGGCGGGCGCCGCCACCAACCGCGACGGCGCCTGGACCACGGCCACGGCCAGCCTGAACGCGTTCGCGGGCCAGACGGTCCGCATCCTCATCGACGCCGCCGACGCCTCGGGCGCCTCCCTGGTGGAGGCCGGCGTGGACGACGTCAAGATCACCCGCTAA
- a CDS encoding histidine phosphatase family protein, with translation MTRYLYLTRHGEATPDESGLTANGRRQAALLGERLKDVPLSAVHHGPLPRAAQTARLIAEHLPGVPVRVSEAAGDYLPYVPAKEELPSEHADRLLGFLAGFPADGGARLARQAEELFTGPVEEPRHELVVTHNFLIGWLVRAALDAPGWRWLGINHCNAALTVIRYSPDRPSSVLFFNDMAHLPPELRWTGFPPELRL, from the coding sequence ATGACTCGCTACCTCTACCTCACCCGCCACGGCGAGGCCACGCCGGACGAGAGCGGCCTGACCGCGAACGGCCGCCGCCAGGCCGCGCTGCTCGGCGAGCGGCTGAAGGACGTCCCCCTCTCCGCCGTCCACCACGGCCCGCTCCCGAGGGCCGCCCAGACCGCGCGCCTGATCGCCGAGCACCTTCCCGGCGTGCCCGTGCGCGTCTCGGAGGCGGCCGGGGACTACCTCCCGTACGTGCCGGCGAAGGAAGAGCTGCCCTCTGAGCACGCGGACCGGTTGCTCGGCTTCCTCGCCGGCTTCCCGGCCGACGGCGGCGCGCGGCTCGCCCGCCAGGCCGAGGAGCTGTTCACCGGTCCGGTGGAGGAGCCGCGTCACGAGCTCGTCGTCACGCACAACTTCCTGATCGGCTGGCTCGTCCGCGCCGCCCTGGACGCCCCCGGCTGGCGCTGGCTCGGGATCAACCACTGCAACGCCGCCCTGACCGTCATCCGATATTCGCCGGACCGCCCGTCCTCCGTGCTCTTCTTCAACGACATGGCCCACCTGCCGCCCGAGCTCAGGTGGACCGGATTCCCGCCCGAGCTGCGCCTGTAG
- a CDS encoding GDSL-type esterase/lipase family protein yields MAAGYVSNQGISGNRLLNDGIGAAALARFDRDVLATPGLGYVVLSVGGNDLGISFAPRDDDGPLADFLKMFPGAPVTADDVIAGYRQLIARAHERGVRVYATTIAPYEGAEIYTPEGESARQAVNEWIRTGGAFDAVLDFDAVWRDPDRPSRIREDFHAGDQLHGNDAGYRALADSIELSLFG; encoded by the coding sequence GTGGCCGCCGGCTACGTCTCCAACCAGGGCATCAGCGGCAACCGGCTGCTCAACGACGGCATCGGTGCCGCCGCCCTGGCCCGCTTCGACCGTGACGTGCTGGCGACGCCCGGCCTCGGCTACGTGGTGCTCTCCGTAGGCGGCAACGACCTCGGCATCTCCTTCGCCCCGCGGGACGACGACGGTCCTCTGGCCGATTTCCTGAAGATGTTCCCTGGCGCCCCGGTGACGGCGGACGATGTCATCGCGGGCTACCGCCAGCTGATCGCCCGGGCGCACGAGCGCGGCGTGCGGGTCTACGCCACCACGATCGCGCCCTACGAGGGCGCGGAGATCTACACCCCGGAGGGTGAGAGCGCACGCCAGGCGGTCAACGAGTGGATCCGCACCGGCGGCGCCTTCGACGCCGTGCTGGACTTCGACGCCGTCTGGCGCGACCCGGACCGCCCTAGCCGGATCAGGGAGGACTTCCACGCCGGCGACCAGCTGCACGGCAACGACGCGGGCTACCGGGCCCTGGCCGACTCCATAGAGCTGTCGCTGTTCGGCTGA
- a CDS encoding maleylpyruvate isomerase family mycothiol-dependent enzyme codes for MNQEEIWAALEIERRGVADLLGSLPPDDWERPSLCEGWRIRDVAAHLALATRVSVPRAMVDFVRARGSFNRFVHDTAVRHARLPVGELVAQVRESATSHRRAPTTKPLDPLFDVLVHAQDIAVPLGLDRAMPLEAARACAAHIWERGFPFHPQRRLRGLRLVATDVDWSAGEGDVVEGPVQALLLLLSGRPAALPGLRGATGAARAGIRST; via the coding sequence ATGAACCAGGAAGAGATCTGGGCCGCCCTCGAGATCGAGCGGCGCGGCGTGGCCGACCTGCTCGGCTCGCTGCCCCCGGACGACTGGGAGCGGCCCTCGCTCTGCGAGGGCTGGCGGATCCGCGACGTGGCCGCCCACCTCGCGCTCGCCACCAGGGTGAGCGTCCCGCGGGCGATGGTGGACTTCGTCCGGGCGCGCGGGAGCTTCAATCGTTTCGTCCACGACACGGCGGTACGTCACGCCAGGCTGCCGGTCGGCGAGCTCGTCGCGCAGGTACGCGAGTCGGCCACCTCGCACCGCCGGGCGCCGACGACCAAGCCACTCGACCCGCTCTTCGACGTGCTGGTCCACGCCCAGGACATCGCCGTGCCGCTCGGCCTCGACCGGGCCATGCCGCTGGAGGCGGCCCGCGCCTGCGCCGCGCACATCTGGGAGCGCGGCTTCCCCTTCCATCCGCAGCGGCGCCTGCGCGGGCTGCGGCTCGTGGCCACGGACGTGGACTGGTCGGCGGGCGAGGGGGACGTGGTCGAAGGGCCCGTACAGGCGCTGCTCCTGCTGCTCAGCGGGCGGCCGGCCGCGCTGCCCGGCCTGCGGGGAGCTACAGGCGCAGCTCGGGCGGGAATCCGGTCCACCTGA
- a CDS encoding DNA polymerase domain-containing protein translates to MAGDETRDGVALTNLDQPLFDGAGATKRDLVDYLDAVADRILPVLRDRALSVIRVRPGQEPFMQKNLPKYAPEWVQSVSVWAEASRRQVTYALCNDRRTLLWFANQRAVEYHPGLFVGSHPTHMILDLDPPDGSDAFELAVRGAFLVRQALDEAGLAGAVKTSGAKGVHVFVPVAEGTGMEDLAAATRALAARAERVDPALATTAFIREDRAGKVFIDSTRAGGATVAAAYSPRVRPGAPVSFPVAWESLDQVVPADFTVHTAAGLLKDADPWAESMPEPQRLPADLVEEGHTIPVARVQAMHEGKRRARARRAE, encoded by the coding sequence GTGGCCGGCGATGAGACACGTGACGGGGTGGCGCTCACCAACCTCGACCAGCCCCTGTTCGACGGGGCCGGCGCGACCAAGCGCGACCTGGTCGACTACCTCGACGCGGTCGCCGACCGGATCCTCCCGGTGCTGCGCGACCGCGCGCTCTCGGTCATCCGCGTACGGCCGGGGCAGGAGCCGTTCATGCAGAAGAACCTGCCCAAGTACGCCCCCGAATGGGTGCAGTCGGTCTCCGTGTGGGCCGAGGCGTCGCGCCGGCAGGTGACGTACGCGCTCTGCAACGACCGCAGGACGCTGCTGTGGTTCGCCAACCAGCGGGCCGTGGAGTACCACCCGGGGCTGTTCGTGGGCTCCCATCCCACCCACATGATCCTCGACCTCGACCCGCCCGACGGCAGCGACGCCTTCGAGCTGGCCGTGCGCGGGGCCTTCCTGGTGCGCCAGGCCCTCGACGAGGCCGGGCTGGCGGGCGCGGTGAAGACCAGCGGGGCGAAGGGCGTGCACGTGTTCGTGCCCGTGGCCGAGGGGACGGGCATGGAGGACCTCGCCGCGGCCACCCGCGCGCTGGCGGCCCGGGCCGAGCGGGTGGACCCGGCGCTGGCCACCACGGCGTTCATCCGCGAGGACCGCGCGGGCAAGGTGTTCATCGACTCGACCAGGGCGGGCGGGGCCACGGTGGCGGCCGCCTACAGCCCTCGCGTACGCCCCGGCGCGCCCGTGTCGTTCCCCGTGGCGTGGGAGTCGCTCGATCAGGTCGTGCCCGCCGACTTCACCGTGCACACGGCGGCCGGGCTGCTCAAGGACGCGGACCCGTGGGCGGAGTCCATGCCCGAGCCGCAGCGGCTGCCCGCCGACCTGGTCGAGGAGGGGCACACGATCCCGGTCGCCCGCGTACAGGCGATGCACGAGGGCAAGCGGCGCGCCCGCGCCCGCCGCGCCGAGTGA
- a CDS encoding MFS transporter — translation MSITSAQRQSGVRPFLVGMFVDALGSGLYYPLTLLFLHRVTGLPMTVVGLGVTAAAAVGLAANPVAGVLIDRFDARRVLIGTYVLRGLGFAAYPFVDGFAALIVVAAVVAFGDRAYYPASGGYISVLAAGADRDRLYALMSTARNVAFGLGGLLSAGVVSLGGTTGFVIIASVNAASFAVATGCLVLSGRRAPVEPAPSERGGYRRVLADRPFLGLVAAEQAFTLTRLVLPVALPVYAVTVLGAPDWLLGLLYTLNTILVAVGQLAVRRRQRAARRTHAMALGGAVLIVSCVAYAAAAAFPPGPPRVIALVTATLVFTGGELMHATPSWALAAATAPPALRGRYLAIHQQTWAIGNVVAPAAFSALLGAAPVLLWGTLTVLLALASLTLLRLSRRLPPDAVAAPGA, via the coding sequence ATGTCGATCACCTCCGCGCAGCGCCAGTCCGGCGTGCGGCCGTTTCTCGTCGGGATGTTCGTGGACGCCCTGGGCAGCGGCCTGTATTACCCGCTCACCTTGCTGTTCCTCCACAGGGTCACGGGCCTGCCCATGACCGTGGTCGGGCTGGGGGTGACGGCCGCGGCCGCGGTGGGGCTGGCCGCCAATCCGGTGGCCGGCGTGCTCATCGACCGGTTCGACGCACGGCGGGTGCTGATCGGTACGTACGTGCTGCGCGGGCTGGGCTTCGCCGCGTACCCGTTCGTGGACGGCTTCGCCGCGCTGATCGTGGTCGCGGCGGTGGTCGCGTTCGGGGATCGGGCCTACTATCCCGCCTCCGGTGGCTACATCTCGGTCCTGGCCGCGGGCGCGGACCGGGACCGGCTGTACGCGCTGATGTCGACCGCCAGGAACGTCGCGTTCGGCCTGGGCGGGCTGCTGTCGGCGGGGGTGGTGTCGCTGGGCGGCACGACCGGCTTCGTGATCATCGCCTCGGTCAACGCGGCCAGCTTCGCGGTGGCCACCGGCTGTCTGGTCCTGTCGGGGCGGCGCGCACCGGTGGAGCCGGCGCCTTCGGAGCGGGGCGGGTACCGGCGGGTGCTGGCGGATCGGCCGTTCCTCGGGCTGGTGGCGGCCGAGCAGGCGTTCACGCTGACGCGCCTGGTCCTACCTGTCGCGCTGCCGGTGTACGCCGTCACCGTGCTCGGCGCCCCCGACTGGTTGCTGGGCCTGCTGTACACGCTCAACACGATCCTGGTGGCCGTGGGCCAGCTCGCGGTCCGGCGACGGCAGCGCGCCGCCCGCCGTACCCACGCCATGGCCCTCGGCGGGGCGGTCCTGATCGTGTCGTGCGTCGCGTACGCCGCGGCGGCCGCGTTTCCCCCGGGACCCCCGCGCGTCATCGCCCTGGTGACGGCCACCCTCGTCTTCACGGGGGGCGAGCTGATGCACGCCACCCCGTCCTGGGCCCTGGCCGCGGCGACGGCACCGCCCGCCCTGCGCGGCCGTTACCTCGCCATCCACCAGCAGACCTGGGCCATCGGCAACGTCGTCGCCCCGGCCGCCTTCTCGGCCCTGCTGGGCGCCGCGCCCGTGCTGCTGTGGGGCACCCTCACCGTCCTGCTCGCGCTGGCGAGCCTCACCCTCCTGCGCCTCTCCCGCCGCCTCCCGCCCGACGCCGTCGCCGCACCGGGCGCCTGA
- a CDS encoding AfsR/SARP family transcriptional regulator, translating to MDGDARLRVTLLGAFQVSRGDTVLPVLGARLRGLLVRLALAGGRAVEPGVLVDAIWAEEPPSGPGPALQTLVSRLRRALTPADAAGGVVVQVTGGYRLAVNAADVDALHFEQLTTAGRERLRADDPEAAGASLAEAVALWGDRPGAEPALIAAVAPTVATRLAQVSIEAVADLANAELSLGRAEVAAARLTGLLAEHPVHERAAALLMDALAAQGRQAEALAVYERVRHTLADVLGADPGTALRERHLRLLRPDQPVLARDASAAGTASRSPAGANAKNGSAAGADTGGGSAAAVAGRDAGWRVATEPGLIRPANLPAPLTSFIGRDDDLTRIGALLATGRLVTVLGPGGAGKTRLALEAARRHQHEYRDGGWLIDLAPVTEPAKIATAVLAGTGLRGGAMLDARKRVEGDELDVLVGELGGREGLLLVDNCEHLIDAVAHLVASLLPRCPGLRVLATSREPLAVDGEALVPLAPLALPDPDDSVEQARTAASVRLFTERAAAVRPGFDVDETTLPDVVRVVHGLDGMPLALELAAARLRTMSLPDLADGLSDRFRLLTTGSRTAPPRHRTLRAVIAWSWELLDEHERTVAERISILAGGVTTASATAVCAGTAVPAAEIPELLATLVDRSLLQLAPDTGRYRMLETIREYGADRLTDTGDLGTARALAAAHFTELMARHDPQLRGPGQLTAMKVIGSEYDNTLAALRHLCATHDSPGATALALTLAWYWQMSGRHLDAAYWLGETLAIPGGGPTPERDCARAAYLLSRADILSGITAGEAADDRAEMRGLADRLLAHPELPGHYRVFGPILLFLEEEQAALAIFQRLADGNDGWLSGLAHMFQAEIAENAGALDRTRVHVKAALARFRQAGDRWGQAATLSMRARLRRYDDLDGALADLREARRLAGEFGTLSLGDQLYSDLRWIDVHLRRGDTGRAMAMIDSARERAVHASSAELLVLVDAWEAGLRVRLGDLDRAGDLLDDAERGLLGGTAFPADHARTLVGSARAALCLALGDLPGADKGLREAYAAALATRELPVLSLVTVNTAALAEARGRRHKSAVLLGAAARLRGAHDHTDPQVRELTRRGQAALGGQGFAAAYAKGWELDAQTAVTTADPARPKYGAT from the coding sequence ATGGACGGGGATGCACGGCTTCGCGTCACGCTGCTCGGCGCGTTTCAGGTGTCTCGCGGTGACACCGTCCTGCCCGTTCTGGGCGCGCGGTTGCGGGGCCTGCTCGTCCGGCTGGCGCTCGCCGGTGGCCGCGCGGTGGAGCCGGGCGTACTGGTCGACGCGATCTGGGCGGAGGAGCCGCCGTCCGGCCCCGGCCCCGCCCTGCAGACCCTCGTCTCCCGCCTGCGCCGCGCCCTCACTCCGGCCGACGCGGCCGGCGGCGTGGTCGTGCAGGTCACGGGCGGCTACCGGCTGGCGGTGAACGCGGCCGACGTGGACGCGCTGCATTTCGAACAGCTCACCACTGCCGGTCGGGAGAGGCTGCGGGCAGATGACCCCGAGGCCGCGGGCGCCTCGCTCGCCGAGGCCGTGGCGTTGTGGGGCGACCGTCCTGGCGCCGAACCCGCACTCATCGCCGCGGTCGCGCCCACGGTGGCGACCCGGCTGGCACAGGTGTCGATCGAGGCGGTCGCCGACCTCGCCAACGCCGAGTTGTCGCTGGGGCGGGCCGAGGTGGCCGCTGCCCGGCTGACCGGGTTGCTGGCCGAGCACCCGGTCCACGAGCGGGCGGCCGCGCTGCTGATGGACGCGCTCGCCGCCCAGGGGCGTCAGGCCGAGGCGCTGGCCGTCTACGAGCGGGTCCGCCACACCCTGGCCGACGTCCTCGGCGCCGACCCGGGCACCGCCCTGCGGGAACGCCATCTGCGCCTGCTACGCCCCGACCAGCCCGTCCTGGCGCGAGACGCCTCGGCTGCAGGCACTGCGTCCAGGAGCCCGGCGGGCGCGAACGCCAAGAACGGGAGCGCTGCGGGCGCGGACACCGGGGGCGGGAGCGCTGCGGCCGTGGCCGGGCGGGATGCCGGGTGGCGGGTGGCCACCGAGCCCGGCCTGATCCGGCCGGCCAACCTGCCCGCGCCGCTGACCAGCTTCATCGGCCGCGACGACGACCTCACGCGCATCGGCGCCCTGCTCGCCACCGGACGCCTGGTCACCGTCCTCGGCCCCGGCGGCGCCGGGAAGACCCGGCTCGCGCTGGAGGCCGCCCGCCGCCACCAGCACGAATACCGCGACGGCGGCTGGCTTATTGACCTCGCGCCCGTCACCGAACCGGCGAAGATCGCCACGGCCGTACTCGCCGGGACCGGGCTCCGGGGCGGCGCGATGCTCGACGCCCGCAAGCGGGTCGAGGGTGACGAGCTGGACGTCCTCGTCGGCGAGCTCGGCGGCCGGGAGGGCCTGCTGCTGGTCGACAACTGCGAGCACCTGATCGACGCCGTGGCCCACCTGGTCGCGTCGCTGCTGCCCCGCTGCCCCGGGCTGCGCGTGCTCGCCACCAGCCGCGAACCTCTCGCGGTCGACGGCGAGGCGCTCGTGCCGTTGGCCCCGCTCGCGCTGCCCGACCCGGACGACAGCGTCGAACAGGCCCGGACGGCGGCCTCGGTACGCCTGTTCACCGAGCGGGCCGCGGCCGTGCGACCCGGTTTCGACGTCGACGAGACCACGCTGCCCGACGTGGTGCGCGTGGTGCACGGCCTGGACGGCATGCCGCTGGCCCTCGAGCTGGCCGCCGCCCGGTTGCGTACGATGTCGCTGCCCGACCTGGCCGACGGGCTCTCCGACCGGTTCCGGCTGCTCACCACCGGCAGCCGCACCGCGCCGCCCCGGCACCGTACCCTGCGCGCGGTCATCGCCTGGAGCTGGGAGCTGCTCGACGAGCACGAACGCACCGTCGCGGAACGGATCTCCATCCTGGCCGGCGGCGTCACCACCGCCTCGGCCACCGCCGTCTGCGCCGGCACCGCCGTACCCGCCGCCGAGATCCCCGAACTGCTCGCCACCCTCGTCGACCGGTCGCTGCTGCAGCTCGCGCCCGACACCGGCCGCTATCGCATGCTCGAAACCATCCGCGAGTACGGCGCCGACCGCCTGACCGACACCGGCGACCTCGGCACGGCCCGCGCCCTGGCCGCCGCCCACTTCACCGAGCTGATGGCCCGCCACGACCCTCAGCTGCGCGGGCCCGGCCAGCTGACGGCCATGAAGGTCATCGGCTCCGAGTACGACAACACGCTCGCCGCCCTGCGCCACCTGTGCGCCACCCACGACTCTCCCGGCGCGACCGCCCTCGCCCTCACCCTGGCCTGGTACTGGCAGATGTCCGGCCGCCACCTCGACGCCGCCTACTGGCTGGGCGAGACCCTGGCGATACCCGGCGGCGGGCCGACGCCCGAGCGCGACTGCGCCCGAGCCGCCTACCTGCTCAGCCGGGCGGACATCCTGTCGGGGATCACCGCCGGGGAAGCCGCGGACGACCGGGCGGAGATGCGCGGGCTGGCCGACCGCCTGCTCGCGCATCCGGAGCTGCCGGGCCACTACCGGGTGTTCGGCCCGATCCTGCTCTTCCTGGAGGAGGAGCAGGCCGCGCTCGCGATCTTCCAGCGCCTGGCCGACGGCAACGACGGGTGGCTGTCCGGGCTGGCCCACATGTTCCAGGCCGAGATCGCCGAGAACGCGGGCGCGCTCGACCGGACGCGGGTCCATGTGAAGGCGGCCCTGGCCCGCTTCCGGCAGGCCGGCGACCGTTGGGGCCAGGCCGCCACGCTGTCGATGCGCGCCCGGCTGCGGCGGTACGACGACCTCGACGGCGCGCTGGCCGACCTGCGCGAGGCCCGGAGGCTGGCGGGCGAGTTCGGCACGCTCAGCCTCGGCGACCAGCTCTACAGCGACCTGCGCTGGATCGACGTGCACCTCCGGCGCGGCGACACCGGCCGGGCGATGGCGATGATCGACTCCGCCCGGGAGCGGGCGGTGCACGCGTCCTCGGCGGAGCTGCTGGTCCTGGTCGACGCATGGGAGGCCGGCCTCCGGGTGCGGCTCGGCGACCTGGACAGGGCGGGCGACCTGCTCGACGACGCCGAACGGGGTCTGCTCGGCGGCACCGCGTTCCCCGCGGACCACGCCCGGACGCTGGTCGGCAGCGCACGGGCCGCGCTGTGCCTGGCGCTGGGCGACCTGCCCGGCGCGGACAAGGGGCTGCGGGAGGCGTACGCGGCCGCGCTGGCGACCCGCGAACTGCCGGTCCTGTCGCTGGTGACGGTGAACACGGCCGCGCTCGCCGAGGCGCGCGGGCGGCGGCACAAGTCGGCCGTGCTGCTCGGTGCCGCCGCCCGGCTGCGGGGCGCGCACGACCACACCGATCCGCAGGTCCGCGAGCTCACCCGCCGGGGGCAGGCCGCGCTGGGCGGACAAGGGTTCGCCGCGGCGTACGCGAAAGGCTGGGAGCTGGACGCGCAGACGGCCGTGACCACAGCCGACCCGGCCCGGCCGAAGTACGGCGCGACGTAG